The Haloplanus sp. CK5-1 genome segment CGACGCGGTCGAGCGCGTGCTCGCCCGCGTCGAAACATACCCATTCGAGACCGACCAGATCCTCATGGACAGGGACGCCTTTGTCGGGGAGTTAATCGGTATTCTTCGGGAGACAGCACCGCCAGTCTTTCCGGTCATAACCCGGAAAGACTCGCTCCGGAAGAAACTCTCCAAGGCCGCGTCACACATGACCGAAGAGACGATTTGCGAAGGGAAAGAGCACGAACAGACGTATCCACTGGCGGTGAACGTTACCTATCAGAACGGTGACCGCGGAAAGTCTGGTGTGAAAGCGACAGGATACGCGGCGTACGGTCTGGAAGACCGCACGCCCGCGCAAGTCGCTACGACCTACAACAAGCGTTCACGGATAGAGAAGAGCTACGAGAAGTTCCGAGAAGCGCGTGCCCTGACAACAACGCCATCGACGACAATCCGGCTGTTCTACGTGGGCGTGGGGTTTCTGTTAGAGCAGTTGTGGCTCGTGTTACAGTGGGCCGTGCTCGCCCGACCACGGCGGGGCGGGCGAGCACTTCCGAAAACATTCGCGTTTGGTGACGCGTTTTTGCACGGGATCGAACGGGTGTTAGACGACGAACTCGGCTGGAAAGAGAAGTACCGGACTAACGGAGAAGGACTGCCAGCAGGATACGAACACGGACTCGGTTGAGCCGCCTCGCTTCGGCGAAGCGAGGCTGGCGAACAGCGACAGCTGTCTTCGGAGATCAGTCTGAACGACAACTACAGCCAAAACAATCCAGATTTGTGACTCTTCCTCAACTCTCCGTGGCGTCAGATGTGTACTTCGTCTCGTATCAGCGTCCTTACCGTGTTAGACCGGACTCTTGTTGCCGCCGCCATCAAGAGAGTGGACAACTAGCGAAGGTGTCTTCGAGAACATTGACGACGCCCTTGATTACGACTCCGAGACGAAGGCTTACGCCGCCCGTGACAAGGACGAACTCTACGACGACCTGACCGACCAGTTGGAAACGGTTATGGACATTTTCGACGGCATACCGAAGGACGACACCCAAGAGGCCGCCTACGAAGCCGTCGAACGGATTAGCACCCATCCAGAACGCCGAAACTTCAAACAGGGCTTCCGCCGACTACAGAATCTCTACGAAGCCGTTGCTCCGGACAAGCGGCTCATTAACGAGGGAATAGAACGTGATTACAAGTGGTTGAGCCGGATTCATGTCGCGTTCAAGCGCACGACTGGCGGCGAGGACGACCCCGAAGACGACATGCGCGAGAAGACACGCGAGATAATCAACGAGAACGTCGAAATTACTGAAATCAAAGACGATTTTCCGACCTACGAACTCGGGGGAGAATACCTTGAAGACGTAGAGGGATTGGATAACCCCGGCGTGAAGGCGTCACAGATTGCCCACGCCACCCGCGAACACTTACACCCACGGGAGAACCAGAACCCCCGATACAAGCGATTGAGCGAGCGCGTGACCGGCATTGTAGAGCGCTGGCAAGGTGACGAAATTAGTGACCCCGACGCCGTAGAGGCGCTCAAATCAGTCGAAAAAGAGGTTCTCGGCGTCGAAAAAGAAGCCGAAGAACAGGGAATGGACAAGGCGGAGTTCGCTATCTATACGCACCTGACTGAAGAGACACCAGACGCAATCGACTCTGACGACCAAGCCGAAGAAGTGGCGCAAGAAATCGTCTCACAGTTCCGTGAGCGGGTCGACCGAGGATACTACGGTTGGAAGACCAATCAACAGACCACTTCTGAAATCACCCGGATTCTACTGGACGTACTGGCAAAAGAACACGACCTCGGACACCTGATTCTGGACGAGGAAGGGTTTGAGGATACGATTCGGACGTACTTAATTCAGAATCATGGCTAAAGCCCGACGCCGAGAAATCGACCTGTTGGGCAACGCTGTTGAGTACGAAGTACAGCACAGTTCTAACGCTACTGAACCCCGCATTGACGTGGACATACACGGTGTGACAGTCGTCGTTCCTGAAGGCGAGGAAGTTCAGCCAACAGAGTTACTCAAGGAGAATGCGGCATGGGTCATAGACAAGCAACGGAACTACGACGCCTACCGTGAGCAAATTCCTGACCGTTCCTTTGAGGCTGGTGAGTCGTTCCCATTCCTCGGGCAAGACCGCGAACTCGTTATCGAACCAAGACAAAAACACGGGATAGACGAGGATTCGATTCGACTCCGGAAGAGTGCCGTCGAACAATCCTCTATTAAGCAAGTTCTCGAAAACTTCTACCGGAGCCGGGCGCGGGAGTATCTCACCGAGCGTACTGACCACTACTCGGAACAGATGGGCGTCGAATACGAGAAACTCGAACTCCGAAACCAACGAACACGGTGGGGAAGTTGTTCGACCGGCGGGACAATCAGTCTGAACTGGCGGTTGATAATGGCACCAGCCGACGTTGTTGACTACCTCGTCGTTCACGAACTCGCACACCTGACCGAACAAAATCATGGGACGGATTTCTGGCGGCTCGTCGGGGAGTACATCTCCGAGTACAAAGAGAAAGCCGAGTGGCTTGAACAGAACAGCGCGAAGTTGATTTTTAGCGAAGAAGACCTATAGAATATCAGGTCTACTGTAGCGCGTCATTATCAGAGCAAGACACCGACTCGTCGCCGCCCACAGCCACGAGACGCCTTCCAGCGCGGTCTATGCTAACATTTTATAAGGTTATCACGGCACAGAAAGCCGCTGAACGGCTTTGAGAGCAAATCAGATACGACGCTAATACCACTCGTACCGACGACGACCGCGCTCACAGCCTACTCACGTCGCTCACGACTACAAACGAAGGGCCAGCGGAGTTCATCA includes the following:
- a CDS encoding ISH3 family transposase encodes the protein MEFPRLKRILTDPDEYISSSQLKSLSMELLELIPMEGIEGSGLDSEEIMEVVLRAAVDTTSVNGVTTNTEDTPNREPVMDWLHTLEKEPMLDAVNDILALVAMTVLDRGGSRTICLDFMDNPFHGHPDDEDEFRRMEARDGTTKCHRYCTAFVIAQGKPLTLAVEPVDGEDSKADAVERVLARVETYPFETDQILMDRDAFVGELIGILRETAPPVFPVITRKDSLRKKLSKAASHMTEETICEGKEHEQTYPLAVNVTYQNGDRGKSGVKATGYAAYGLEDRTPAQVATTYNKRSRIEKSYEKFREARALTTTPSTTIRLFYVGVGFLLEQLWLVLQWAVLARPRRGGRALPKTFAFGDAFLHGIERVLDDELGWKEKYRTNGEGLPAGYEHGLG
- a CDS encoding type I restriction enzyme endonuclease domain-containing protein translates to MPPPSREWTTSEGVFENIDDALDYDSETKAYAARDKDELYDDLTDQLETVMDIFDGIPKDDTQEAAYEAVERISTHPERRNFKQGFRRLQNLYEAVAPDKRLINEGIERDYKWLSRIHVAFKRTTGGEDDPEDDMREKTREIINENVEITEIKDDFPTYELGGEYLEDVEGLDNPGVKASQIAHATREHLHPRENQNPRYKRLSERVTGIVERWQGDEISDPDAVEALKSVEKEVLGVEKEAEEQGMDKAEFAIYTHLTEETPDAIDSDDQAEEVAQEIVSQFRERVDRGYYGWKTNQQTTSEITRILLDVLAKEHDLGHLILDEEGFEDTIRTYLIQNHG
- a CDS encoding SprT family zinc-dependent metalloprotease encodes the protein MAKARRREIDLLGNAVEYEVQHSSNATEPRIDVDIHGVTVVVPEGEEVQPTELLKENAAWVIDKQRNYDAYREQIPDRSFEAGESFPFLGQDRELVIEPRQKHGIDEDSIRLRKSAVEQSSIKQVLENFYRSRAREYLTERTDHYSEQMGVEYEKLELRNQRTRWGSCSTGGTISLNWRLIMAPADVVDYLVVHELAHLTEQNHGTDFWRLVGEYISEYKEKAEWLEQNSAKLIFSEEDL